The following coding sequences are from one Plectropomus leopardus isolate mb unplaced genomic scaffold, YSFRI_Pleo_2.0 unplaced_scaffold12296, whole genome shotgun sequence window:
- the LOC121963732 gene encoding rho GTPase-activating protein 45-like produces the protein SDEAEATYRTCIADATAQQLELEHTKVTVLRQLQDIIKQSDQTLRSATISYYQLMHMQTVALPVHYQTLCESSKLYDPGQQYAAHVRDLQLPGQPTVQYTFENYCPSSSSSQHGHRPRNDSFNTEQTSQTDSPSISVDTTAGESRDAEVQRKRQGHKSWGSTVSDDSVGGEGGLESPTASTSDISKIARTSSTGTMSSNEDADEKEGNVTSFESPNMNGMDPDVVVSTRPFRNIGLSKAARTHRLRKLRTPAKCRECDSYVYFQGAECEE, from the exons tcaGATGAGGCGGAGGCCACGTACCGGACGTGTATAGCAGATGCCACCGCTCagcagctggagctggagcACACAAAGGTCACAGTGCTGAGACAACTGCAGGACATCATCAAACAGAGCGACCAGACCCTCCGCTCG GCGACCATCTCCTACTACCAGCTCATGCACATGCAGACGGTAGCGTTGCCGGTCCACTACCAGACTCTGTGTGAGAGCAGTAAGCTGTATGACCCGGGCCAGCAGTACGCCGCCCACGTGCGAGACCTGCAGCTACCGGGGCAGCCGACTGTTCAGTACACATTTGAGAATTACTGTCCCTCCAGCTCATCGTCACA GCATGGCCACAGACCCAGGAATGACAGTTTCAACACGGAGCAGACGAGCCAAACGGACAGTCCGTCCATCAGTGTGGACACCACAGCTGGAGAAAGCAGAGACGCAGAGGTTCAACGCAAGA GGCAAGGCCACAAGTCGTGGGGTTCAACAGTGAGTGACGACAGTgttggaggagaaggaggcctCGAGTCTCCGACTGCCAGCACAA GTGACATCAGTAAAATTGCTCGGACGTCATCCACTGGAACAATGTCATCCAACGAGGACGCAGATGAGAAAGAGGGAAATGTGACCTCATTTGAATCTCCAA ACATGAACGGCATGGATCCTGATGTGGTGGTGTCCACCAGACCTTTCCGTAACATCGGCCTGTCGAAGGCAGCCAGAACCCACCGACTGAGGAAACTACGGACTCCTGCAAAGTGCCGCGAGTGTGACAGCTACGTTTACTTCCAGGGGGCCGAGTGTGAGGAG